Proteins from a genomic interval of Pseudomonas anuradhapurensis:
- a CDS encoding GIY-YIG nuclease family protein, with protein MANEFDLDELEAELSDFATSDKKAGRTPREERIVAGFEDIQRFVEGHGHPPCHGDDKDIFERLYAVRLDRLREQEECRTLLIPLDHQGLFNGLELREPQGVYTMTDDELLAELAGDDDGSDIQNLRHVRSNAEKREAEEIAQRERCEDFERFQPLFEQVQRELQLGIRVTRTFIRDASIEEGQFFILGGQTVYVAEIGETIKAPNGESDARLRVIYSNGTESNLLRRSLQRALYKDDAGRRITDADAGPLFGETLESDDIESGTIYVLRSHSTHPFVAEHRELIHKIGVTGGKVETRIAGADKDATYLLADVEVVATYKLHNINRTRMENLFHRLFSSAQVDLTIADRFGNPVKPREWFLVPLHVIDEAVERIRDGSITEVTYDPRTARLAQLN; from the coding sequence ATGGCTAACGAATTTGATCTGGATGAGCTGGAAGCGGAGCTTTCCGATTTCGCCACTTCAGACAAGAAGGCTGGGCGTACTCCTCGCGAGGAGCGCATCGTTGCCGGCTTCGAGGATATTCAACGCTTTGTTGAGGGGCACGGCCACCCGCCGTGCCACGGCGACGATAAAGACATCTTCGAGCGCCTGTATGCCGTGCGCTTGGATCGTCTGCGCGAGCAGGAAGAGTGCCGCACCCTGCTAATACCACTCGATCATCAGGGCCTATTCAATGGGCTTGAGCTGCGGGAGCCGCAAGGCGTCTACACCATGACGGACGATGAGCTATTGGCGGAACTGGCAGGCGATGACGATGGTTCGGACATTCAGAACCTCCGTCATGTTCGCAGCAATGCCGAAAAGCGTGAGGCCGAGGAGATTGCGCAACGCGAGCGTTGTGAAGACTTTGAGCGGTTCCAGCCGTTGTTTGAGCAAGTGCAGCGCGAGCTGCAATTGGGCATTCGAGTTACCCGCACCTTCATCCGTGATGCGAGCATCGAGGAAGGTCAGTTCTTCATTCTTGGTGGGCAGACGGTTTATGTCGCTGAGATTGGTGAGACCATTAAGGCACCGAATGGTGAAAGCGATGCCCGGCTTAGGGTGATTTACTCCAACGGAACCGAGAGCAACCTACTGCGAAGATCCTTGCAGCGTGCGCTCTATAAGGACGATGCCGGCCGTCGTATTACCGATGCAGATGCTGGCCCGTTGTTTGGTGAGACACTGGAGTCTGACGACATCGAGAGTGGCACCATTTACGTGCTGCGCAGCCACTCAACGCATCCCTTCGTAGCCGAGCATCGGGAGCTGATCCACAAGATCGGGGTCACCGGCGGCAAGGTGGAGACACGCATCGCCGGGGCTGACAAGGACGCCACCTATCTGCTGGCAGACGTTGAGGTTGTGGCTACCTACAAGCTGCACAACATCAATCGCACTCGGATGGAAAATCTGTTCCACCGGCTGTTCAGCTCTGCCCAAGTCGATCTAACGATTGCTGACCGCTTTGGTAATCCGGTAAAGCCTAGAGAATGGTTCCTGGTGCCGCTCCATGTGATTGATGAGGCAGTGGAGCGAATTCGGGATGGCTCTATCACCGAGGTAACCTACGATCCACGGACTGCGCGTCTTGCTCAGCTAAATTGA
- a CDS encoding helix-turn-helix transcriptional regulator, producing the protein MRSNSPYLDTAFSFDSPGSLAEAGVLDARSARVMGSATGHYQAQTVHGGLQYFDCNLQFPEPLRIDKVLPQSLCFVQVFDGAWQHKIDGQLNSYAPGRLHMLGLGESLEAQDQLPANSHARMAGVRLAGDYLVELVRDDLQLKPLLALSADGMRFDQLPQWPTVSRLFQQLYLSPYTGGLRRLHCESLSLAIVLELANQLIGHRFSGKTRDRGWRDLAIEARRQLDANLSAAPTAATLARQLGVSETTLRRAFSQEFGRSILQYVRQQRLELARALLLERRWQVSQIAYHVGYANPANFCHAYKAYFGHPPGAE; encoded by the coding sequence ATGCGATCGAACAGCCCTTACCTCGACACCGCCTTTTCCTTCGACAGCCCCGGCTCACTTGCCGAGGCCGGGGTGCTGGATGCACGCAGCGCGCGGGTGATGGGCAGCGCGACCGGCCATTATCAGGCGCAGACGGTGCATGGCGGGTTGCAGTACTTCGACTGCAACCTGCAGTTCCCCGAACCGCTGAGGATCGACAAGGTGCTGCCACAAAGCCTGTGTTTCGTGCAGGTTTTCGACGGCGCGTGGCAGCACAAGATCGACGGCCAGCTCAACAGCTATGCCCCTGGCCGGTTGCACATGCTGGGCCTGGGTGAAAGCCTGGAAGCGCAGGACCAGTTACCCGCCAACAGCCACGCCCGCATGGCCGGGGTCCGTCTTGCTGGTGATTACCTGGTCGAACTGGTCCGCGACGACCTGCAGCTCAAGCCATTGCTGGCGCTGTCCGCGGATGGCATGCGTTTCGACCAGTTGCCGCAGTGGCCAACGGTCAGTCGCCTGTTCCAGCAGCTGTATCTGTCGCCCTACACCGGCGGGCTCCGGCGCCTGCATTGCGAAAGCTTGAGCCTGGCCATCGTGCTGGAGCTGGCCAACCAGCTCATCGGCCACCGGTTCAGCGGAAAAACCCGGGACCGGGGTTGGCGCGACCTGGCCATCGAAGCGCGCCGCCAGCTCGATGCCAACCTGAGCGCCGCACCGACGGCTGCAACCCTGGCCCGCCAGCTGGGCGTGAGCGAGACCACCTTGCGCCGCGCATTCAGCCAGGAATTTGGCCGCTCGATCCTGCAATACGTGCGGCAACAGCGCCTGGAACTGGCCCGTGCCCTGCTGCTGGAACGTCGCTGGCAGGTTTCGCAAATTGCCTATCACGTCGGCTACGCCAACCCGGCTAACTTCTGCCATGCCTACAAGGCGTATTTCGGGCATCCGCCCGGGGCCGAGTAG
- a CDS encoding DEAD/DEAH box helicase: MTQTVPSVSVSYAQNGCSTKANELGMRPMQERVFERRGEQYLLIKSPPASGKSRALMFIALDKLAHQHIKQAIIVVPEKSIGSSFHDEPLSRHGFWADWHVEPRWNLCDAPGTDDGGKVNAVGAFLESSDQVLVCTHATFRFAVEKFGVAAFDDRLIAVDEFHHVSANPENRLGTYLGELIARDKVHIVAMTGSYFRGDAEAVLSPADEARFDTVTYTYYEQLNGYEHLKKLDIGYYFYSGAYSDDILKVLDPNEKTILHIPNVNSRESTKDKIREVEHIIEELGEWQGTDPVTGFQLVKNANGRVLRIADLVDDDPAKRDKVSAALKDPAQKNNRDHVDIIIALGMAKEGFDWIWCEHALTVGYRSSLTEIVQIIGRATRDAPGKARARFTNLIAEPDASEKVVAEAVNDTLKAIAASLLMEQVLAPRFEFKPKTPTSGPQEGFDYGYSGYQPDKCNVGFNHETGHLQIEIKGLTEPKSPEANRICQEDLNEVIASFVQDKINIERGLFDEELVPEELTQLRMGKIIRDKYPELDAEDQEAVRQHAIAALNLTQQAKQLVLGDDLQGALAGTNGAPSTALIDGVRKFAMDVRELDIDLIDRINPFSEAYAILAKTMSEGSLKQVAAVIGAKRTRLTPEEAKDLAVRAVKFKKDHGRVPSLTAQDPWERSMAEGAAAFMRFKKEGRYG, encoded by the coding sequence ATGACCCAAACCGTTCCTTCCGTTTCCGTCTCCTATGCCCAAAACGGATGTTCTACCAAAGCCAACGAGCTTGGCATGCGTCCTATGCAGGAGCGCGTCTTCGAGCGACGTGGTGAGCAGTACCTGCTGATCAAGTCGCCGCCTGCATCCGGTAAAAGCCGGGCATTGATGTTCATTGCTCTGGACAAGCTGGCGCACCAGCACATCAAGCAGGCCATCATTGTGGTGCCGGAAAAGTCCATTGGTTCGAGCTTTCACGATGAACCACTCAGCCGCCATGGTTTCTGGGCCGACTGGCATGTGGAGCCACGATGGAATCTGTGTGATGCCCCAGGCACCGACGATGGCGGTAAGGTAAATGCGGTAGGCGCGTTCCTGGAAAGCAGTGACCAGGTGCTGGTTTGTACCCACGCCACCTTCCGTTTTGCAGTGGAAAAATTCGGGGTGGCGGCGTTCGATGACCGCTTGATCGCCGTGGACGAGTTCCACCATGTTTCTGCCAACCCGGAGAACAGGTTGGGCACGTATCTGGGCGAACTGATCGCTCGCGACAAGGTACATATCGTGGCGATGACCGGCTCTTATTTCCGGGGCGATGCCGAAGCTGTGCTGTCACCCGCTGACGAAGCCCGCTTCGATACTGTGACATACACCTACTATGAGCAGCTCAACGGCTACGAGCACCTGAAGAAGCTGGACATTGGTTACTACTTCTACTCTGGGGCTTACTCCGACGACATCCTCAAGGTGCTCGACCCGAACGAAAAGACTATCCTCCACATACCCAACGTGAACTCCCGTGAGAGCACCAAGGACAAGATCCGCGAGGTTGAGCACATCATCGAGGAGCTGGGCGAGTGGCAAGGCACCGATCCGGTAACGGGCTTCCAGCTGGTGAAAAACGCCAATGGGCGCGTGCTGCGTATTGCCGACCTAGTGGATGACGACCCGGCCAAACGTGATAAAGTCTCGGCTGCCTTGAAGGATCCGGCTCAGAAGAACAACCGCGATCATGTCGACATCATCATTGCGTTGGGCATGGCCAAAGAAGGCTTTGACTGGATCTGGTGTGAGCACGCCCTCACAGTCGGCTACCGCTCCAGCCTTACCGAAATCGTGCAGATCATCGGGCGGGCGACACGCGATGCACCTGGCAAGGCACGGGCACGCTTCACCAACCTCATCGCCGAGCCGGATGCCAGTGAGAAGGTGGTGGCCGAGGCCGTAAACGATACGCTCAAGGCGATTGCCGCCAGCCTACTGATGGAGCAGGTGCTGGCACCGCGCTTCGAGTTCAAGCCGAAAACTCCCACCAGTGGACCGCAGGAAGGCTTTGACTACGGGTATTCGGGTTATCAACCCGATAAGTGCAACGTAGGCTTCAACCACGAAACCGGTCATCTGCAGATCGAGATAAAAGGGCTAACCGAGCCCAAGAGCCCTGAAGCCAACCGTATCTGCCAGGAAGACCTAAACGAGGTCATTGCCAGCTTCGTACAGGACAAGATCAACATCGAGCGCGGTCTGTTCGATGAGGAGCTGGTTCCCGAAGAGCTCACCCAACTGCGCATGGGCAAGATCATCCGCGACAAGTATCCCGAGCTGGACGCCGAGGATCAGGAAGCCGTTCGTCAACACGCCATTGCGGCACTGAATTTGACTCAGCAAGCCAAACAGCTAGTGCTGGGTGATGACCTGCAAGGTGCGCTCGCCGGGACGAATGGAGCCCCCAGCACAGCTCTGATTGATGGCGTGCGCAAGTTTGCGATGGATGTGCGCGAACTGGATATCGACTTGATCGACAGGATCAACCCGTTCAGCGAGGCATACGCCATTCTGGCCAAGACCATGAGCGAGGGGAGCCTCAAGCAGGTTGCGGCAGTGATTGGCGCCAAACGCACCCGCCTGACGCCTGAAGAGGCCAAAGATCTCGCTGTGCGGGCTGTAAAATTCAAGAAAGATCATGGCCGGGTGCCTTCCCTGACTGCTCAAGACCCTTGGGAGCGGAGTATGGCGGAAGGTGCTGCAGCCTTTATGCGTTTCAAGAAAGAGGGCCGTTATGGCTAA